One Oncorhynchus kisutch isolate 150728-3 unplaced genomic scaffold, Okis_V2 scaffold2442, whole genome shotgun sequence DNA window includes the following coding sequences:
- the LOC116370075 gene encoding NLR family CARD domain-containing protein 3-like, with amino-acid sequence EKIMTFVKNELKMFKRILSPELPEGFESQKQDKEVVDAEDEKQESSAREGALKITLHILRKMNQKELADTLEKYDPAVICQRELKSNLKKKFQCVFEGIAKQGNPTLLNKIYTELYITEGGTGEVNNEHELRQIETTTRKQARPETAIKCNDIFKPLTGQDKPIRTVLTKGVAGIGKTVSVQKFILDWAEGKANQDVQFVFSFPFRELNLMKEDKHTFIELLNHFSMETKQSGISNYNKYKVLFIFDGLDECRLPLDFQKNKICWDVTESTSVDVLLTNLIKGNLLPSALLWITTRPAAANKIPSGCVDQVTEVRGFNDPQKEEYFRKRFSDEDLSSRIISHIKTSRSLHIMCHIPVFCWISATVLEHMLKHKREEMPKTLTEMYTHLVVFHTKQKNEKYLGKEETGPHWNKESILSLGKLAFQQLVNGNLIFYEEDLKEAGIDVNEASVYSGLCTQLFKEERGLYQDKVYCFVHLSIQEFLAAVYVFLSFINNNENLMDKLQTKDEPEVTVYKSAVDKALQSETGNLDLFLRFLLGLSLESNQKHLRGLLTKTRSRSQSQEETVIYIKEKIGEDLSPERSINLFHCLNELNDHSLVEEIQSFLRSGSLSEPNLSPAQWSALVFVLLTSEQELNVFDLKKYSRSEEGLLRLLPVVKASRAALLSGCGVTEEGCASLVSALSSNPSHLRELDLSNNDLKDSGVELLSNGLGNPHCKLETLRLTVCKLTNTSCKVLASVLSSNPSHLRELDLSNNNLKDSGVKLLSAGLGNPHCKLETLRLSGCLVTEEGCASLVSALRSNPSHLRELDLSYNHPGDSGVRLLSAGLEDPHCRLEKLNVEHGGENRMKPGLRKYVCDLTLDPNTVNRHLSLSEENRKVTWRREEQPYPDHPERFEDWGQVLCREGLTGRCYWEVEWSGGADIGVTYKGISRRGRVKDCCLGYNDKSWSLSCSDNRYSACHNNKPTTIDVPSSSSHRVGVYLDWPAGTLSFYRASSDTLTHLITFTSTFTEPLYPGFGVWGESVSLCQ; translated from the exons gagaaaattatgacatttgtgaagaacgagctgaagatgttcaagaggattcttagtccagaactcccagaaggctttgagagtcagaagcaggataaggaagtggtggacgctgaagatgagaagcaggagagcagtgccagagagggggctctgaagatcacactgcacatcctgaggaaaatgaaccagaaggagcttgctgacacactggagaaat ATGATCCTGCTGTGATTTGCCAACGTGAACTCAAATCTAatctaaagaagaagtttcaatgtgtatttgaggggatcgctaaacaaggaaacccaacacttctcaataagatctacacagagctctacatcacagagggtggaacaggagaggtcaataatgaacatgagctgagacagattgagacaacaaccaggaaacaagcaagaccagagactgcaatcaaatgtaacgacatcttcaaacccttaactggacaagacaaacctatcagaactgtgctgacaaagggagtcgctggcattggaaaaacagtctctgtgcagaagttcattctggactgggctgaaggaaaagcaaatcaggatgtccaatttgtgttttcattcccttttcgggagctgaatttgatgaaagaggacaaacacactttcattgaacttctcaatcacttctcaatggaaaccaaacaaTCAGGAATCTCCAACTACAACAAGTAcaaagttctgttcatctttgatggtctggatgagtgtcgactgcccctagacttccagaagaacaagatctgttgggacgtcacagagtcaacctcagtggatgttctgctgacaaatctcatcaagggaaatctgcttccctctgctctcctctggataactacccgacctgcagcagccaataagatcccttcagggtgtgttgaccaggtgacagaggtacgagggttcaatgacccacagaaggaggagtacttcaggaagagattcagtgatgaggacctgtccagcagaatcatctcacacataaagacatcaaggagcctccacatcatgtgccacattccagtcttctgttggatttctgcaacagtccttgaacacatgctgaaacataagagagaagagatgcccaagactctgactgagatgtacacacaccttgtggtgtttcataccaaacagaagaatgaaaagtatcttgggaaagaagagacaggtccacactggaataaagagagcattctgtccctgggaaaactggcttttcaacagcttgtgaatggcaatctgattttctatgaagaagacctgaaagaggctggcattgatgtcaatgaagcctcagtgtactcaggattgtgcacacagctctttaaagaggaacgtgggctgtaccaggacaaggtgtactgctttgttcatctgagcattcaggagtttctggctgctgtatatgtgttcctctcattcatcaacaacaatgAGAATCTAATGGACAAACTGCAAACAAAAGACGAGCCTGAAGTTACTGTCTACAAGAGTGCTGTGGATAAAGCCTTACAAAGTGAGACGGGAAACCTGGAccttttcctccgcttccttctgggcctctcactggagtccaatcagaagcacttacgAGGTCTACTGACAAAGACAAGAAGCCGCTCACAGAGCCAAGAAGAAACAGTCATTTACATCAAGGAGAAGATCGGGGAGGATCTCTCTCCAGAGAGGagcatcaatctgttccactgtctgaatgaactgaatgaccattctctagtggaggagatccAAAGCTTCCTGAGATCAGGAAGTCTCTCAGAACCCAACCTGTCCCCtgcacagtggtcagctctggtctttgtgttgTTGACTTCAGAACAGGAGCTGaatgtgtttgacctgaagaaatactccagatcagaggaaggtcttctgaggctgctgccagtggtcaaagcctccagagctgctct gctgtcaggctgtggagtcacagaggaaggctgtgcttctctggtctcagctctcagttcaaacccctcacacctgagagagctggacctgagtaacaatgacctgaaggattcaggagtggagctgctctctaatggactggggaatccccactgtaaactggagactctgag ACTCACTGTCTGTAAACTCACAAACACATCCTGTAAAGTGTTGGCCTCAGTTCTCagttcaaacccctcacacctgagagagctggatctgagtaacaataacctgaaggattcaggagtgaagctgctctctgctggactggggaatccccactgtaaactggagactctgag gctgtcaggctgtctagtcacagaggaaggctgtgcttctctggtctcagctctgaggtcaaacccctcacacctgagggagctggacctgagctacaatcacccaggagactcaggagtcagactgctctctgctggactggaggatccacactgcagactggagaaactcaa tgtggaacatggtggagagaacagaatgaaacctggacttagaaaat atgtctgtgatctcacactggacccaaacacagtaaacagacacctctctctgtctgaggagaacagaaaggtgacatggaggagagaggagcagccgtatcctgatcacccagagagatttgaggactggggacaggtgctgtgtagagagggtctgactgggcgctgttactgggaggtagagtggagtggggGGGCTGAtataggagtgacatataaaggaatcagcaggagaggaagggttaaggaCTGTTGTCTTGGATacaatgacaagtcctggagtctgTCCTGCTCTGACAACCGTTACTCTGCCTGTCACAATAATAAACCCACTACCATAGACGTCCCCTCCTCCAGCtcccacagagtaggagtgtatctggactggccagccggcactctgtccttctatagagcctcctctgacacactgacccacctgatcacattcacctccacattcactgagcccctctatccagggtttggGGTTTGGGGTGAATCAGTGTCCCTCTGTCAGTGa